A region from the candidate division WOR-3 bacterium genome encodes:
- a CDS encoding acyl-CoA dehydratase activase codes for MHEGYLGIDVGSISTKGVVVDRNFNVLAERYLRTQGNPINSIRQLLKELGGEVDSQVRILGVGTTGSARRLAGVMVQADIVKNEIIAHAVAASHFYPDVQTVLEIGGQDSKIIILRDGIPVDFAMNTVCAAGTGSFLDHQATRLQIPIERFGERALRARNRVTIAGRCTVFAESDMIHKAQLGVPTDDIIAGLCDAIVRNYLNTVAKGKEIKPRVLFQGGVAANVGVREAFERALNQKITVPQHFLVMGAIGAAILAKEETENKESRFAGFEVADINFETRVFECDGCPNRCEVVETWRASEVIDRYGDRCGKWSISN; via the coding sequence GTGCACGAGGGTTATCTCGGAATTGATGTTGGTTCCATCTCCACGAAAGGGGTGGTGGTTGACCGGAATTTCAATGTCCTGGCAGAGAGGTATTTACGCACTCAGGGGAATCCGATAAACTCCATCCGCCAGCTTTTAAAGGAACTGGGTGGTGAGGTTGATTCGCAGGTGCGGATATTAGGTGTGGGCACAACCGGTTCGGCGCGGCGCCTCGCCGGTGTGATGGTGCAGGCGGATATTGTCAAGAACGAGATAATCGCCCATGCGGTGGCGGCGAGTCATTTCTATCCTGATGTTCAGACCGTTTTGGAAATTGGTGGCCAGGACTCCAAGATAATCATTCTCCGTGATGGGATTCCAGTTGATTTTGCGATGAATACCGTTTGTGCTGCTGGGACCGGCAGTTTTTTAGACCATCAGGCAACCAGACTACAGATACCGATTGAAAGGTTTGGTGAGCGGGCGTTAAGGGCAAGAAACCGGGTGACGATTGCTGGTAGGTGCACCGTTTTTGCCGAATCGGATATGATTCACAAGGCGCAGTTAGGGGTGCCAACTGATGACATTATTGCTGGTCTCTGTGATGCAATTGTCCGCAACTACCTGAATACCGTTGCCAAAGGCAAGGAGATAAAGCCGAGGGTTCTTTTTCAGGGCGGGGTGGCGGCAAATGTTGGTGTCAGGGAGGCTTTTGAGCGGGCGCTCAATCAGAAAATCACCGTGCCTCAGCACTTTCTGGTTATGGGTGCAATTGGTGCGGCGATTCTCGCCAAGGAGGAGACTGAAAATAAAGAGAGTAGGTTTGCGGGTTTTGAGGTGGCTGATATTAATTTTGAAACCAGGGTTTTTGAGTGTGATGGTTGCCCGAACCGGTGTGAGGTGGTCGAGACCTGGCGTGCCTCTGAGGTGATAGACCGTTATGGGGATAGGTGTGGGAAGTGGTCAATCAGCAATTGA